A genomic window from Streptomyces sp. HUAS YS2 includes:
- a CDS encoding UDP-glucuronic acid decarboxylase family protein, protein MRVAVTGGGGFLGSHLCEALLRRGDSVVCLDNFSTGDPENIAHLLSDPAFEFHHADVSVSVEVAGRVDAVAHLASPASPPDYLRQPLETLAVGSRGTENALRLALRHDARFILASTSEIYGDPLVHPQEEAYWGNVNSIGPRSVYDEAKRYAEAVSAAYRRTHGVDVGIARIFNTYGPRMRPHDGRVVSSFITQALTGEPLTVYGDGTQTRSFCYVDDLVRGLLALLDSSELGPFNLGNPVERTVTELAEIVLEMTGSASEVKYHPLPVDDPVRRRPVITRARDVLGWEPETDITEGLRRTVAYFASEPERLGASAAAIRGGQDETVPLAAATAPAAPSQTIPAPATAATGVATGSPASGG, encoded by the coding sequence ATGCGCGTTGCCGTGACCGGTGGCGGTGGTTTCCTTGGGTCACACCTGTGCGAGGCGCTCTTGCGGCGCGGCGACTCGGTGGTGTGCCTGGACAACTTCTCGACGGGCGACCCCGAGAACATCGCACACCTCCTGTCCGACCCGGCCTTCGAGTTCCACCACGCCGACGTGAGCGTGTCCGTGGAGGTCGCCGGCCGCGTGGACGCCGTCGCTCACCTGGCGTCCCCCGCCTCCCCGCCCGACTACCTCCGCCAGCCGCTGGAGACCCTCGCGGTCGGCAGCCGTGGCACCGAGAACGCCCTGCGTCTGGCGCTGCGCCACGACGCCCGCTTCATCCTCGCGTCGACCAGCGAGATCTACGGCGACCCGCTGGTCCACCCGCAGGAGGAGGCGTACTGGGGCAACGTCAACTCCATCGGCCCGCGCAGCGTCTACGACGAGGCCAAGCGGTACGCGGAGGCGGTCTCCGCCGCCTACCGCCGCACGCACGGCGTCGACGTCGGCATCGCGCGGATCTTCAACACCTACGGCCCCCGGATGCGGCCGCACGACGGCCGTGTGGTGTCCAGCTTCATCACCCAGGCGCTGACCGGCGAGCCGCTCACCGTGTACGGCGACGGCACGCAGACCCGCAGCTTCTGCTACGTGGACGACCTCGTCCGCGGCCTGCTCGCGCTCCTCGACTCGTCCGAGCTGGGCCCGTTCAACCTGGGCAACCCCGTCGAGCGCACGGTGACCGAACTGGCCGAGATCGTCCTGGAGATGACCGGCTCGGCGTCCGAGGTGAAGTACCACCCGCTGCCCGTCGACGACCCGGTCCGGCGCCGCCCGGTCATCACCCGGGCCCGTGACGTGCTGGGCTGGGAGCCGGAGACCGACATCACCGAGGGCCTGCGCCGGACCGTCGCGTACTTCGCGTCCGAGCCGGAGCGGCTCGGCGCCTCGGCCGCCGCCATCCGCGGCGGCCAGGACGAGACCGTCCCGCTGGCCGCGGCGACGGCCCCGGCCGCCCCGTCCCAGACGATCCCCGCCCCGGCGACCGCCGCCACCGGCGTGGCGACCGGCTCGCCCGCCTCGGGAGGCTGA
- a CDS encoding SRPBCC family protein: MSRIEETIDISRSPEDVFSYVMDPSHTPEWQESAVSARKLGDEPLGVGSQIAVKRRIGGREMPMTMEVTEYDPPRSWHFHGTDGPVRGDVRGTIEPLDDGRRSRLTLSLDFESHGIGKVLVPLVVKPRVRKEIPRNEEHLRDLMEAGAV, encoded by the coding sequence ATGTCCCGCATCGAAGAAACCATCGACATCTCCCGCAGCCCCGAGGACGTCTTCTCGTACGTGATGGACCCCTCGCACACTCCGGAATGGCAGGAGAGCGCGGTGTCGGCCCGCAAGCTGGGCGACGAACCGCTCGGCGTCGGCTCCCAGATCGCGGTGAAGCGCCGCATCGGGGGCCGGGAAATGCCCATGACGATGGAGGTCACGGAGTACGACCCGCCACGCAGTTGGCATTTCCACGGCACCGACGGTCCGGTCCGCGGCGACGTCCGCGGCACGATCGAACCGCTCGACGACGGCAGGCGGTCCCGGCTCACCCTGTCGCTCGACTTCGAGTCCCACGGCATCGGCAAGGTGTTGGTGCCCCTCGTGGTCAAACCGCGGGTCCGCAAGGAGATTCCGCGGAACGAGGAGCACCTCAGGGACCTGATGGAAGCCGGCGCCGTGTAG
- a CDS encoding TetR/AcrR family transcriptional regulator, with product MTRFRESVRSLLREQVLDAAYHLVAADGWSVLRMAGIARAAGISRQTLYNEFGSKEAIGKALVQRELEGFLVGIQRELDAHRGELEAAAAAGVGYTLQQAVDNPLIKAIMLSARGGEDDLLTYLTTRSQPVFDTAMAMLDAYAVDAWPDVDEESRGLAVETIVRLTVSHIVQPAASPEESARRIARITTRVAYPEGRGDRPGHPIG from the coding sequence ATGACACGCTTTCGCGAAAGTGTTCGGTCCCTGCTGCGCGAGCAGGTACTCGACGCCGCCTACCACCTCGTCGCCGCGGACGGCTGGAGCGTGCTCCGCATGGCCGGCATCGCCCGCGCGGCCGGCATCAGCCGACAGACCCTCTACAACGAGTTCGGCTCGAAAGAGGCGATCGGCAAGGCCCTCGTCCAACGGGAGCTGGAGGGCTTCCTGGTGGGCATCCAGCGGGAGCTCGACGCGCACCGCGGCGAACTGGAGGCGGCGGCCGCCGCGGGCGTCGGCTACACGCTCCAGCAGGCGGTCGACAACCCTCTGATCAAGGCGATCATGCTCTCGGCGCGGGGCGGCGAGGACGACCTGCTCACGTACCTCACGACGCGCTCCCAGCCGGTCTTCGACACCGCGATGGCCATGCTCGACGCGTACGCGGTCGACGCCTGGCCCGACGTCGACGAGGAGTCGCGCGGCCTCGCGGTGGAGACGATCGTGCGCCTCACGGTCAGTCACATCGTGCAGCCCGCCGCTTCCCCGGAGGAGTCCGCCCGCCGCATCGCCCGGATCACGACACGCGTCGCGTACCCGGAAGGCCGCGGCGACCGGCCGGGTCATCCGATCGGTTGA
- a CDS encoding GlxA family transcriptional regulator, which yields MPLPHHVVIAVFPDVDLLDVTGPAEVFALANRETAGRAGYQVRLAGPVAGPVRTSAGVRLLTDVAFDDVGGRVDTLLVPGAVDMTDDGPVARIDETVVAWVKETAPHARRVASVCVGAHLLAAAGLLDGKTATTHWSTAAQLAAEHPDVTVDPDPIFVRTDRGRLWTGAGISACLDLALALVAEDQGEQTALAVARQLVMYLKRQGGQSQFSVSLSRPAATRRDIDELRLWIADHLDEDLSAAALAARMCLSERHFARVFGQETGTSPAAYVEAARIEVARRLLETTDDPLDQVAAVAGLGSAETLHRAFRRQLATTPAAYRRRFRTQAG from the coding sequence ATGCCCCTTCCGCACCACGTCGTCATCGCGGTCTTCCCCGACGTCGACCTCCTCGACGTCACCGGCCCGGCCGAGGTCTTCGCCCTGGCCAACCGCGAGACCGCGGGCCGCGCCGGCTACCAGGTCCGGCTTGCCGGCCCGGTCGCCGGCCCGGTCCGTACCTCGGCGGGGGTGCGGCTGCTCACCGACGTGGCTTTCGACGACGTCGGCGGGCGGGTGGACACCCTGCTCGTACCGGGCGCGGTCGACATGACCGACGACGGGCCGGTCGCCCGCATCGACGAGACCGTCGTCGCCTGGGTGAAGGAGACCGCCCCGCACGCCCGGCGGGTCGCCTCGGTCTGCGTCGGCGCGCACTTGCTGGCAGCGGCCGGGCTGCTCGACGGGAAGACGGCGACCACCCACTGGTCGACCGCCGCCCAGCTGGCCGCCGAGCACCCCGACGTCACCGTCGACCCGGACCCGATCTTCGTCAGGACCGACCGGGGCCGGTTGTGGACCGGGGCCGGGATCAGCGCCTGCCTGGACCTCGCGCTGGCCCTGGTGGCCGAGGACCAGGGCGAGCAGACCGCGCTGGCGGTGGCGCGCCAGCTGGTGATGTACCTCAAGAGGCAGGGCGGGCAGAGCCAGTTCTCCGTCTCGCTCAGCCGTCCCGCCGCCACGCGCAGGGACATCGACGAGCTCAGGCTGTGGATCGCCGACCATCTCGACGAGGACCTGTCCGCCGCGGCCCTGGCCGCCCGGATGTGCCTCAGCGAACGGCACTTCGCCCGCGTCTTCGGCCAGGAGACCGGCACCAGCCCCGCCGCCTACGTCGAGGCGGCCCGCATCGAGGTGGCCCGGCGCCTCCTGGAGACCACGGACGACCCGCTCGACCAGGTCGCCGCCGTCGCCGGACTCGGCTCGGCGGAGACCCTGCACCGGGCCTTCAGACGGCAGCTCGCCACGACCCCCGCGGCCTACCGCCGCCGGTTCCGCACCCAGGCCGGCTGA
- a CDS encoding alkane 1-monooxygenase — MALHSEPPVEPPVTPLTWRDPKRYLWLLGLVIPAFPFIAWGLVAATGLGVFWWIGVVVLYVIFPVVDQLIGKDSVNPPESALAQLEQDRYYRWCIFAYLPLQYAGLVLGCWLLAEGGLSLTGKIGLAVTLGGVSGIAINTAHELGHKKESAERWLSRIALAQTFYGHFYIEHNRGHHVRVATPEDPASARLGESFWRFLPRTVAGSLTSAWHLEKTRLGRAGKSLWGPHNDILTAWAMSVALFAALALAFGPGILPYLAFQAVFGFCLLEVINYTEHYGLRRERTASGRYERCAPRHSWNSDNVASNVFLYHLQRHSDHHANPTRRYQSLRHFDDAPEMPTGYAGMIVLAYFPPIWRRVMDHRVVAHYEGDVTRANIQPSKRARILARYGAAA; from the coding sequence ATGGCCCTGCACAGCGAACCACCCGTGGAACCACCCGTCACCCCCCTGACCTGGCGCGACCCCAAGCGCTATCTCTGGCTGCTCGGTCTCGTGATCCCGGCCTTCCCCTTCATCGCCTGGGGTCTCGTGGCGGCCACCGGCCTCGGGGTGTTCTGGTGGATCGGTGTCGTCGTGCTGTACGTGATCTTCCCCGTGGTCGACCAGCTCATCGGCAAGGACTCCGTCAACCCGCCGGAGAGCGCGCTCGCCCAGCTCGAACAGGACCGGTACTACCGCTGGTGCATCTTCGCCTACCTCCCGCTCCAGTACGCCGGCCTCGTGCTCGGCTGCTGGCTGCTGGCCGAGGGCGGCCTCTCCCTGACCGGCAAGATCGGCCTCGCCGTCACGCTCGGCGGCGTCTCCGGCATCGCCATCAACACCGCCCACGAGCTGGGCCACAAGAAGGAGTCCGCGGAGCGCTGGCTGTCCCGCATCGCACTCGCCCAGACCTTCTACGGGCACTTCTACATCGAGCACAACCGCGGCCACCACGTCCGCGTCGCCACCCCCGAGGACCCCGCCAGCGCCCGGCTCGGCGAGAGCTTCTGGCGCTTCCTGCCCCGTACCGTCGCCGGCAGCCTCACCTCCGCCTGGCACCTGGAGAAGACCCGGCTCGGCCGCGCGGGCAAGTCCCTCTGGGGCCCGCACAACGACATCCTCACCGCCTGGGCGATGTCCGTGGCCCTCTTCGCCGCCCTCGCGCTCGCCTTCGGCCCCGGCATCCTGCCCTACCTCGCCTTCCAGGCCGTCTTCGGCTTCTGCCTGCTCGAGGTCATCAACTACACCGAGCACTACGGCCTGCGGCGGGAGCGCACCGCGAGCGGCCGCTACGAACGCTGCGCCCCGCGGCACAGCTGGAACAGCGACAACGTCGCCTCGAACGTCTTCCTCTACCACCTCCAGCGGCACAGCGACCACCATGCCAACCCCACACGCCGCTACCAGTCCCTGCGCCACTTCGACGACGCCCCGGAGATGCCCACCGGCTACGCCGGGATGATCGTCCTCGCGTACTTCCCGCCGATCTGGCGCCGCGTCATGGACCACCGCGTCGTCGCCCACTACGAGGGCGACGTCACGCGCGCCAACATCCAGCCCTCGAAGCGCGCCCGCATCCTCGCCCGGTACGGAGCCGCCGCATGA
- a CDS encoding sulfite oxidase yields MDGSLESVSGPGRVAGPEEGISTQELALAARNHGLPLEGLRYDVTPPGLHYVLVHYDIPAVDTTGWQLAVGGRVRTPLALDMAALRAYPAVTQRVTMECAGNGRARLSPRPVSQPWLVEAVGTAEWTGVPLRTLLAEAGVEPGSVEAVFTGADHGVERGVEQDYRRSLPLAVATGDWPEVLVAYAMNGQPLPPQHGYPLRLVVPGWYGMAHVKWLREVTVTDTPFTGFQQAVAYRLRQSADEPGEPVTRIAPRALMIPPGFPDFMSRERVVRPGFVALEGRAWSGYAPVERVEVTADGGETWTDADVGRQAPHPWAWASWRALWTAEPGRYVLSVRATDAEGRTQPLEQPWNRGGFANNLVQHVPVLCVSD; encoded by the coding sequence ATGGACGGTTCTCTGGAGAGCGTCAGCGGGCCGGGGCGGGTCGCGGGGCCGGAGGAGGGCATCAGCACGCAGGAGCTGGCGCTGGCGGCCCGCAACCACGGGCTGCCGCTGGAGGGCCTGCGGTACGACGTCACGCCACCCGGCCTGCACTACGTACTGGTCCACTACGACATCCCCGCGGTGGACACGACCGGATGGCAGCTCGCGGTGGGCGGCCGGGTGCGCACCCCGCTGGCGCTGGACATGGCCGCCCTGCGGGCATACCCGGCGGTCACCCAGCGGGTGACCATGGAGTGCGCCGGCAACGGGCGGGCCCGGCTGAGCCCGCGGCCGGTCAGCCAGCCGTGGCTGGTCGAGGCCGTCGGCACGGCGGAGTGGACGGGGGTGCCGCTGCGGACGCTGCTCGCCGAGGCGGGCGTGGAGCCCGGGTCGGTGGAGGCGGTGTTCACGGGCGCGGACCACGGAGTGGAGCGCGGCGTGGAGCAGGACTACCGGCGCAGCCTGCCGCTGGCGGTGGCCACCGGGGACTGGCCGGAGGTACTGGTCGCGTACGCGATGAACGGGCAGCCGCTGCCGCCGCAGCACGGCTACCCGCTGCGGCTCGTGGTGCCGGGCTGGTACGGGATGGCCCACGTGAAGTGGCTCCGCGAGGTGACGGTCACGGACACCCCGTTCACGGGATTCCAGCAGGCCGTGGCGTACCGCTTGCGGCAGTCCGCCGACGAACCCGGGGAGCCGGTCACCCGGATCGCGCCGCGGGCGCTGATGATCCCGCCGGGGTTCCCCGACTTCATGTCCCGGGAGCGGGTCGTGCGCCCCGGATTCGTCGCCCTGGAGGGGCGCGCCTGGTCCGGGTACGCCCCGGTGGAGCGCGTCGAGGTGACCGCCGACGGGGGCGAGACCTGGACGGACGCCGACGTCGGGCGGCAGGCCCCGCATCCGTGGGCCTGGGCGAGCTGGCGGGCGCTGTGGACCGCGGAGCCGGGCCGGTACGTCCTGAGCGTGCGCGCGACGGACGCCGAGGGGCGCACGCAGCCGCTGGAACAGCCCTGGAACCGGGGTGGTTTCGCGAACAACCTCGTGCAGCACGTGCCGGTGCTGTGTGTGAGCGACTGA
- a CDS encoding isochorismatase family protein: MTTNVPSTTLRELVGLDSRPPRLSESVLIMIDFQNTYRTGVMALPGAEEAVKAGARLLARARAAGTPVVHIVNDGGENTPYDIRAHIGAISDEVAPVDGEPTVVKQFPNGFHATELEQVLKDAGAAPGSGKDLVLAGFMTHMCVVFTAQGAFNLGYRPTVVADATATRPLPAPDGGVLPADVLQTAALTTVTDLFGLVVPGADALDD; encoded by the coding sequence ATGACCACGAACGTTCCGTCCACCACCCTGCGCGAACTCGTCGGACTGGACAGCCGGCCGCCCCGGCTGAGCGAGTCCGTGCTGATCATGATCGACTTCCAGAACACGTACCGCACCGGCGTCATGGCCCTGCCCGGTGCCGAGGAAGCCGTCAAGGCGGGCGCCCGGCTGCTGGCACGCGCCCGTGCCGCGGGCACGCCGGTCGTCCACATCGTCAACGACGGCGGCGAGAACACCCCGTACGACATCCGTGCGCACATCGGCGCGATCAGCGACGAGGTGGCGCCCGTCGACGGGGAGCCGACCGTCGTGAAGCAGTTCCCCAACGGCTTCCACGCCACCGAACTGGAGCAGGTCCTGAAGGACGCCGGAGCCGCGCCGGGCAGTGGCAAGGACCTCGTGCTGGCCGGGTTCATGACGCACATGTGCGTCGTCTTCACCGCCCAGGGCGCGTTCAACCTCGGTTACCGTCCCACCGTGGTCGCCGATGCCACCGCCACCCGGCCGCTGCCCGCCCCGGACGGCGGGGTCCTGCCGGCCGACGTTCTCCAGACGGCCGCGCTGACCACCGTCACCGACCTCTTCGGCCTCGTCGTCCCCGGTGCGGACGCCCTGGACGACTGA
- a CDS encoding (2Fe-2S)-binding protein has translation MPSHTFKLNGEVVTVEAEDDVRLLWVLRDLLGVTGPKYGCGLGVCQSCTSHINGKAFNPCSVPVSKIAEDDEVTTIEGLAASVGKDLHPMQEAWLDLDVAQCGYCQPGQIMTAVAKVRQAAAEGREITDADLDQIRNICRCGTYNRIREAIKAGARRM, from the coding sequence ATGCCCAGCCACACCTTCAAGCTCAACGGCGAGGTCGTCACGGTCGAGGCCGAGGACGACGTCAGGCTGCTGTGGGTCCTGCGCGACCTGCTCGGCGTGACCGGCCCCAAGTACGGCTGCGGGCTCGGCGTCTGCCAGTCCTGCACCTCGCACATCAACGGCAAGGCGTTCAACCCCTGTTCGGTGCCGGTGTCGAAGATCGCCGAGGACGACGAGGTCACCACCATCGAGGGCCTGGCGGCCAGCGTCGGCAAGGACCTGCACCCCATGCAGGAGGCCTGGCTCGATCTCGACGTGGCGCAGTGCGGCTACTGCCAGCCCGGACAGATCATGACCGCCGTCGCCAAGGTCCGACAGGCCGCCGCCGAGGGCCGTGAGATCACCGACGCCGACCTCGACCAGATCCGCAACATCTGCCGGTGCGGCACGTACAACCGGATCCGCGAGGCCATCAAGGCGGGCGCGCGGCGAATGTAG
- a CDS encoding class I SAM-dependent methyltransferase — protein MHRNIRTVDDVLRLMDDLFAPEADRWTADGAGWWDGFYTDRSKPVPFFVPKPDENLASYLERGIVPPGGRVLDLGCGPGRNALHLASLGFRVDAVDLSPTALTWAAERAAETGAEVRFVCGDAFGEAGAALEGPYDLIHDSGCFHHLPPHRRVSYLALLDRLLAPGGHLSLTCFAAGAMGSELPDAEFYRAAGLQGGLAYTDEELRWVFADLTEVELRRMRDESDDSALFGKPFLWTALFRR, from the coding sequence ATGCACCGGAACATACGCACCGTCGACGACGTACTGCGGCTCATGGACGACCTGTTCGCACCGGAGGCGGACCGCTGGACGGCGGACGGGGCCGGCTGGTGGGACGGCTTCTACACCGACCGGTCGAAGCCGGTGCCGTTCTTCGTCCCGAAGCCGGACGAGAACCTGGCGTCGTACCTGGAGCGCGGAATCGTCCCGCCGGGCGGCCGGGTGCTCGACCTGGGCTGTGGCCCGGGCCGCAACGCGTTGCACCTCGCGTCCCTCGGCTTCCGCGTGGACGCGGTGGACCTGTCCCCGACGGCGCTTACCTGGGCGGCGGAGCGGGCCGCAGAGACCGGGGCCGAGGTCCGTTTCGTGTGCGGCGACGCGTTCGGGGAGGCGGGCGCGGCGCTGGAGGGGCCGTACGACCTGATCCACGACTCGGGCTGCTTCCACCATCTGCCGCCGCACCGCCGGGTCAGCTACCTGGCCCTGCTCGACCGCCTCCTCGCCCCCGGCGGTCACCTGTCGCTGACCTGCTTCGCGGCGGGCGCCATGGGCTCCGAACTGCCGGACGCCGAGTTCTACCGGGCGGCCGGGCTGCAGGGCGGTCTCGCCTACACCGACGAGGAACTGCGCTGGGTCTTCGCCGACCTCACGGAGGTCGAACTGCGCCGGATGCGGGACGAATCCGACGACTCGGCCCTGTTCGGCAAGCCGTTCCTGTGGACGGCGCTGTTCCGCCGCTGA
- a CDS encoding glycosyltransferase codes for MTSLEQSPVHGTGTVQDPPLHSPAPGSPEEWEALGEEIRALTNGAVASIGPDGPVFATPPRTLATLRSSFVRQFSVGDRVLVAALSLGWVACTAWFWMWWLQPAHRAGWVGLAVNSALLIYLTLLPLHFLVAMIRMRRFDPAVEVPQLRTAFVVTRAPSESWDIARTTLEAMLDQDFPHAYDVWLCDEDPTEEILDWCRAHGVGVSCRRGRADYHRADWPRRTRCKEGNLAFFYDHWGYEHYDVVAQLDCDHVPQPHYLAEVVRPFADPAIGYVGAPSICDANADHSWAARGRLHREATFHGPVQLGHSDGLAPLCIGSHYAVRTQALRNIGGLGPELAEDFTTTFLLNSAGWQGAFAIDAEAHGDGPITFAAMATQEFQWSRSLAVALFGMLPRHLGRMPGKLRLRFSFALSYYPLLAVTTTMGLALPPIAAVTGLPWINVNYFEFLGHFWAMSFWLILLTLLARSRGLLRPRSAPVLSWESWLFGLARWPYVAWGVSAAVMQKLRPRQITFKVTPKKRDGLERLPLRTVAPYLLITLFLSGAALVGQFTGPAFGYVFLCLLGSLSYATVTLSIGALHIGETARAAGVPRYRALRTAAVPMTAGLLALVPLALAVAVFPTYLAGFYAW; via the coding sequence ATGACGTCGCTGGAGCAGAGTCCCGTCCACGGGACCGGCACCGTCCAGGATCCCCCGCTCCACTCCCCCGCCCCCGGCTCACCGGAGGAATGGGAGGCGCTGGGCGAGGAGATCCGTGCCTTGACGAACGGTGCGGTGGCCTCCATCGGCCCGGACGGACCGGTGTTCGCGACGCCTCCGCGCACGCTCGCCACCCTCCGGTCGAGCTTCGTGCGGCAGTTCTCCGTGGGCGACCGCGTCCTGGTGGCCGCGCTGTCCCTCGGCTGGGTGGCGTGCACGGCCTGGTTCTGGATGTGGTGGCTCCAGCCCGCGCACCGGGCCGGCTGGGTCGGACTGGCCGTCAACAGCGCCCTGCTGATCTATCTGACCCTGCTCCCCCTGCACTTCCTGGTCGCGATGATCCGGATGCGGCGCTTCGACCCCGCCGTCGAGGTCCCTCAGCTGCGCACCGCGTTCGTCGTCACCCGCGCCCCGTCGGAGAGCTGGGACATCGCCCGCACCACGCTGGAGGCGATGCTCGACCAGGACTTCCCGCACGCGTACGACGTGTGGCTGTGCGACGAGGACCCCACGGAGGAGATCCTCGACTGGTGCCGTGCCCACGGCGTCGGCGTCTCCTGCCGCCGAGGCCGGGCGGACTACCATCGGGCCGACTGGCCGCGGCGGACCCGCTGCAAGGAGGGCAACCTGGCCTTCTTCTACGACCACTGGGGGTACGAGCACTACGACGTCGTCGCCCAGCTCGACTGCGACCACGTCCCGCAGCCGCACTATCTCGCCGAGGTCGTCCGCCCCTTCGCCGACCCCGCCATCGGCTACGTCGGCGCACCCAGCATCTGCGACGCCAACGCCGACCACTCCTGGGCCGCCCGCGGCCGGCTGCACCGCGAGGCCACCTTCCACGGCCCCGTGCAGCTCGGGCACTCCGACGGCCTGGCGCCGCTCTGCATCGGCTCGCACTACGCGGTGCGCACCCAGGCCCTGCGGAACATCGGCGGCCTCGGCCCCGAGCTCGCGGAGGACTTCACCACCACGTTCCTGCTCAACTCGGCAGGATGGCAGGGCGCGTTCGCGATCGACGCCGAGGCCCACGGTGACGGTCCGATCACCTTCGCCGCCATGGCCACGCAGGAGTTCCAGTGGTCGCGCAGCCTGGCCGTCGCACTGTTCGGCATGCTCCCGCGCCACTTGGGGCGGATGCCCGGCAAACTCCGCCTCCGCTTCTCCTTCGCGCTCTCGTACTACCCGCTGCTCGCCGTGACCACCACGATGGGACTGGCCCTGCCTCCGATCGCGGCGGTGACCGGGCTTCCCTGGATCAACGTCAACTACTTCGAGTTCCTCGGCCACTTCTGGGCCATGTCGTTCTGGCTGATCCTGCTCACTCTGCTGGCCCGGAGCCGCGGCCTGCTCCGACCCCGGAGCGCGCCGGTCCTCAGCTGGGAGAGCTGGCTGTTCGGGCTCGCACGCTGGCCGTACGTCGCGTGGGGCGTCTCCGCCGCCGTGATGCAGAAGCTGCGGCCCCGTCAGATCACGTTCAAGGTCACGCCGAAGAAGCGCGACGGCCTGGAGCGGCTCCCGCTGCGCACCGTCGCCCCGTACCTCCTGATCACCTTGTTCCTGTCGGGCGCGGCCCTCGTCGGCCAGTTCACCGGTCCCGCCTTCGGCTATGTCTTCCTGTGCCTCCTGGGCTCGCTCTCGTACGCCACGGTGACACTGTCGATCGGCGCGCTGCACATCGGCGAGACGGCGCGCGCCGCGGGCGTGCCGCGGTACCGGGCGTTGCGCACCGCCGCCGTACCGATGACCGCGGGACTGCTGGCCCTGGTTCCCCTGGCGCTCGCCGTCGCCGTCTTCCCCACCTACCTCGCCGGCTTCTACGCCTGGTGA